From Styela clava chromosome 6, kaStyClav1.hap1.2, whole genome shotgun sequence, one genomic window encodes:
- the LOC120331158 gene encoding zinc finger MYM-type protein 1-like, whose amino-acid sequence MEKLVEMPSGSGKYLSSTCQNEIIQMISGRLKQTIITENKAAPFFSIILDTTQDISKIDQLSAVYRYIRVVKNEDLPIDGKIKEVFMGFHKVSGQTSHELATQLEYLLHANGLDLLKCRGQGYDGAANMQGAYDGLQAKIAAKQPLAVYVYCAAHNLNLVINDAVNNVREI is encoded by the coding sequence ATGGAGAAACTTGTTGAAATGCCTTCAGGGTCAGGAAAGTATCTCAGTTCCACGTGCCAAAATGAAATTATCCAAATGATTTCTGGCAGACTGAAGCAGACAATCATTACGGAAAATAAAGCGGCTCCTTTCTTTTCTATCATTTTGGACACCACGcaagatatttcaaaaattgaccAACTTTCCGCAGTATATAGATACATACGTGTAGTAAAAAATGAAGATCTGCCAATCGATGGGAAAATTAAAGAAGTGTTTATGGGATTTCACAAAGTTTCTGGACAAACTTCGCACGAACTTGCAACCCAGCTAGAATATCTGTTGCATGCAAACGGATTGGATCTTTTGAAGTGCAGGGGACAAGGATATGATGGTGCAGCAAACATGCAAGGGGCATATGATGGCCTGCAAGCAAAAATTGCTGCAAAACAGCCTTTAGCAGTTTATGTATATTGTGCTGCACATAACCTGAACCTAGTCATAAACGATGCCGTAAACAACGTCCGTGAAATTTAA
- the LOC120330934 gene encoding rho-related GTP-binding protein RhoA-A-like, whose translation MAAIRKKLVIVGDGACGKTCLLIVFSKDEFPEVYVPTVFENYVADIEVDSKAVELALWDTAGQEDYDRLRPLSYPDTDVILMCFSIDSPDSLENIPEKWVPEVKHFCPNVPILLVGNKKDLRNDPHTMKELKSLKQEPVSADYALSVSARIGAQGYLECSAKTKEGVRKIFETATQLAISKKKKPKHKPCLVL comes from the exons atggctGCTATAAGAAAAAAACTTGTAATTGTTGGTGACGGAGCCTGTGGCAAAACATGTCTACTTATTGTATTTTCAAAAGATGAGTTTCCAGAAGTCTATGTTCCAACTGTTTTTGAGAATTATGTTGCTGATATTGAAGTTGATAGCAAAGCT GTTGAACTCGCACTATGGGATACAGCTGGTCAAGAAGATTACGACAGATTGCGACCTCTGTCCTACCCTGATACAGATGTAATTTTGATGTGTTTTTCTATCGATTCCCCAGATTCATTAGAAAATATTCCAGAAAAATGGGTTCCTgaagtaaaacatttttgtcCCAATGTGCCAATACTTTTAGTTGGAAACAAAAAGGATTTGAG GAATGACCCACATACGATGAAAGAATTAAAAAGCCTCAAACAAGAACCTGTAAGTGCGGACTATGCTCTATCTGTGTCGGCAAGAATAGGAGCACAAGGTTACCTTGAATGTTCAGCCAAAACAAAGGAGGGtgtgagaaaaatatttgaaactgctACTCAATTAGCAATAAGTAAAAAGAAGAAGCCAAAACACAAGCCCTGTTTAGTGTTATAA